The nucleotide window CGGGCGCATGCCCCAGACACGCCCTATGAAAATCGCTCCAGGGATCGGTCACCGAACTTAGTCTTGAACACCGCTGGCCAGGTCCGTGCGACAGGTTCTACTTCCCAGCCCGAGTGGGGTCTCGCTGGGCTCCCTCCGTGATCACCACCTATGCCTTGGAATGTTCCAGAGGGTCAATTTCCTGTGCGGGTGAATTCGGCGCCCAGcgcctctcctctgcctcctccctccccgcTGCCCGGACACCCCAGGTCGCTCTGTCCCCGCCACACTCTCATCGCCCCCGCGCGCCCGGGAGCATTTTCCCCGCCCCGCGCCGCTGCCCTAGGGCTCCCGGCGCCCCGCAGCCAGGGCCCCGCTACGCCTGCTTCGCCCCACGAACCGTGTCCTCCGGAGCCCCCGGGGCCATGAGTCTCTGCTCTGTCCCCTGCCGCCCCACCGGCGCCGCTGCGGCGCTGGGGCTCGGTAGCCTCTTGATGCTGCTCGGGCCGGGACGCGCGTGCCCCACGGGCTGTGCCTGCACCGACCCCCACACCGTGGACTGCCGTGATCGCGGGCTGCCCAGCGTGCCCGATCCCTTCCCCCTGGACGTGCGCAAACTGCTTGTGGCCGGCAACCGAATCCAGCAGATCCCCGAGGACTTCTTTATCTTCCACGGAGACCTGGTCTATCTGGATTTCAGGAACAACTCCCTGCGCTCGCTGGAGGAGGGCACATTCAGTGGCTCGGCGAAGCTGGCCTTCCTGGACCTGAGCTACAACAACCTCACTCAGCTGGGCGCCGGCGCCTTCCGCTCGGCGGGACGACTGGTCAAGCTGAGCCTGGCCAACAACCACCTGGCCGGTGTGCACGAGGCCGCCTTCGAGAGCCTGGAGTCGCTGCAGGTGCTGGAACTCAACGACAATAACCTGCGCAGCCTCAACGTGGCGGCTCTGGATGCACTGCCGGCGCTGCGCACTGTGCGCCTGGATGGGAATCCCTGGCTATGCGACTGTGACTTCGCCCACCTCTTCTCTTGGATTCAAGAGAACGCATCCAAACTGCCCAAAGGTGAGCCAGAGGGTGGCTGGAAGCCAGGGCAGGGTGGTGtagggaaggagatgggagagTTCAGCATGCTCCGGATGTTCGTGACCTCGCTTTGGGGACTCAGTAACAAGTGCCCTGAATGAGAATCGCTATAGGTGTAACTCCACAATATCAGAGGCCTGAACGTCTCCCGGATATGTTGACATAGAAAATGTCAACGAACCCATCTGGAACTCTCCCAAGTGTCTACCTTTCTTCTTCACCTCCTACCCAGATTCAGGTTCCgccttttcttcatctttgtgGTCCACATCCTCTTTGGGTCCTAGGAGAGGTGGGTGTGAGCCACGTACAGGCCCCTCCTAATGGGAAAACCCCGTGCTGTGTGGGACGCCATaccattcccagaacccagagaTGGAGAGGAGCTGGTCAGTCCTGAACGTGGTCTAGCTGCACAGATTCTAACCTGGTCCTTTTGTTCCCGGATCCCCTTGACTCTTCAGAACATCTCTGGGGAAGAAAATTTCTGGCTAGGACAAAGGCAGCCTAGATGTGGAAttgtgggacagaaaccttttGGGTGGGTACCTCCCCTGCTTTCCTGCTTGCTGCCCCTCCTGCTTTCTCACTTACACCCAAATGGCTGATGGGAACACCagggctctaggaacacagaatGAAGGAGGTAAAGGCAGAGTTGAGATGTCAGGGACCCCAGCATTTGTCGGAGTGCACGCCAGGACTGATAGCAGGTGATAGCCATGCCTTGGGTAGAGTTCACCCTTCTACTCATGAGCCTGTGAGCACTGGCCCAAATTGACCTCTCAGTCCAGAACCAACCTCCGGAGAGCCTCTAAATTTTGGTGACATTGTCTGCAGTCCTGAGCACACGTTACAAAAGGCGGCCTAGCTGTGAGCTTCCCTTTAGTCTTCGGACTAAAGTCGAGAACTCAGAAACACTGTTCCTTGGTGTATGGGACTCCCGTGTCTACTTGTCCACCCCACAGGGTCATAAGCACACACCCTGAGGCCCTGCGGTTACTCCTGTGATAAGAGGACACTTTCTCTCCCTAATACCTCTCCTCTGTGAACAGTTCATAAAAGATCTAGCCTGCAAGCTGCAGAGTCCCCCAGGTTTGAGTGATGCCCTTCTCCTGCCTGGCTCCCTAGATCTGCCAGGATATTCTGAATGACAGGAATGTCCTGTCAAAGCCTTCTCTGGGGAGAGGGTCACTTTTCTGTGGTTGTTCCCCTCTTGGTGGACTGCTTCTCAGTTATCTGAGTGTGTGTTTACTATGGGGCTCTCATTGTCTTCCAGTTGGGGGCAGGAGCTTGGGTTCTGTTTCCAGGGTTGCCTTGGGTAGCTGGGGCCTTGAGTGGGCTTTAAATGCTTCTGTGCCTTGGCTCCGTTGTCCCTTAACTACTTGGGTTGACCTCTGAGACCTCCACAGTGCCTTGGGTCAGAGTCTGAAGTTGTGGGTTTTGCTTTAAGGTCTTGGGGACTCTGAGGAGGTAAGTCACTTAAGGTTTTCCCTTCTTCATGTGTtgtcaaaaccaaaacacagTAATGAGGGTGTAGCCCCAGAGCAAGGGGAGCTGTATCTCTTCCACCATCCATCATCCATGGGAGAAAGTGGGCAGCAGGTGGACACAGAAGGCTGGAAAGAATGGACAGGCACTGAAGACCGTGTAAGGGTCCTGGGGATAGGGCAGGGGGGAGAGGAAGACCAGTCTCATCCAGCCAGGAGAGGAGGGTGCCAGCTGGAAGACACCTCCTGGGCCCAGAGCCAAGGGCAGCTCCAGTCTCTCAGGACAGCTGCCTACAGAATGTGGCCAGAACAGTGTCCCCAAAGTGAACCAGAAGCAAGGGGGTGAGGGACCTGGCGAGTGCAAGACTCAAGCTCTGATCTGGACTCAGGTTTACGATTTTGGATGAGTCCCTGACCTCCCCCAGCCTCAGCTTCCCTGCTTCTGAAATCAAGATATGGACATTGTCCTCCTACCTGCTGGGAGGGCACAATGATACCCAGTGTGTTGTGGATGCTTAAGAGGGGTTAATATCCACTCCCTCCTTTATCATACTTCACAGCTCTTCAAACTTTAAATGGCACATGGTAATTGTGTACATTAATGGGGCACATCATGTGATAATTTAATTCATGTACGTGATATATAGCTATCAAATAAGAGGAGCTTACCATTTCTATCCTATTAACCATTGATCATTTCTTTGCTCTGGCCTCGTGCAGACTCCTCCTGGTCTTAATTAAATATAAGTATGTTGATATGGGGACTAGACATGGCTCGGTTTATAAAGTgctgccacacaagcctgaggacctgagctccgATCCCCAGGCATACGTGTGAAAACCAGGCATGATAGTGTGTGTCTACGGTCGGATGGGCAGAGACAAATAGATGCCAGGAGCTCATTGAGCAGCCAATCGAGCTGTATCAGGAACCTCCAGGCTCAGTGGGAGATactctcaaaaaggaaaagaaaaagatggtggaggaggctagagagatggctcagtggttaagagaacttactgctcttatatcttatagaggatcagagttcaggtcccagcacccagggtgATTCCgcctccaggagatccaacaacCTCTTCTTGTTGGTACTACGCTCATACCGCACGCATAGCCTCTCCATTGCAGACCTGtagaaacataattaaaaatagaaacaaaattttcaaaggatacttaaaaagagatggagagcaCTTGAGGAAAACacatgacctctggcctccatccaTCGGCACActtcacatgtacatgtgtacctGGATACACATGtacactgcacatacacacacaataaataataagtaattaaataagaaaagctGCCTGTACTGTAGAACACTGGGGTTTATTCCTCCTTGGGATCCATTATGTGGTCTCCCTCTggtctccacccccacctccttctcAGTCTACATCTATCATGAAGGCCAAGGTCAAATCTCCAAGGCCCAGGTGGGGGCActgaagtttgtgtgtgtgtgtgtgtttgcagtgccaagggctctaccactgagtgacACCCCCAATCTTTGTAAGACACTTATCTCATCTGTAAATAATGATAAAGTACCCCGCTAGGCTCAGAacggtaactttttttttttttttttgattttcgagacagggtttctccgtagcttttggttcctgtcccggaactagctcttgtagaccaggctggactcgaactcacagagatctgcctgcctctgcctcccgagtgccgggattaaaggcgtgcgccaccaccgccctgctagaACGGTGACTTTTTAAATGGTGGTGTTGTCTAGACTGCCTCACTGCAGCAGAGGCATGTGTGCAGAAAGGCCACACTCACACGAAAACAAGGCTGGAAGATGCTTCCTCCTGACTCCCAGTTTCTTAGCCATCCTGACCACCAACTTTCTCCAATGAAAATCAGGCTGGACTAGGGTACAAGCGTCAAGCCTTCTAAGAACAAACGTTGCCTCTTCCCAGAGAGGGAACCCCCAGACCTGAGCAGAGGGCGTCCTCTAGTATTGCTCCCTGTacctctgccccctcctccaACAGGACGAGTTTTCTCCTTGTGACTTTGACTGCCTCAGACAGTAGTAAAAATGTGTTGTCTGCCAGTGAACCTCCCCTGGTGGCCACACAGGGATGGGGAGTTTGGAGCCTCAAAGCAAGTTcccaggagaggagtggggaggggagacagggacAGGCCAGGCTCTTTCACTGGGCCTAAGGTCAGAGAAGAACCTGCCCTGCTGAAGGGAGAGGGCAAGGGATGCCAGCAGCACCCGTGGCCAggtaacagaaagcaaaacaaactagCAAATGACAAGCCAAGCAGAAATTCTAGGATGCCCAATTAGTGTTGAATTTCAAATCAATGATAAAGCACTTCTTAATATAAGTATGTTATTCCTAAAGATATGAAGACCAAGTATGCTATACCTATTTAATGAAATATGACATATTTAGTATTTATATGGAATGTTATTTGTCCTTTATATGAATCCAGGCCTAATTGGGCATCctatatttgtgttttcatttaattttatttatttagtcggGAGTGGTGACATATGTGTATTAAAGTGTGAATGTGGAGGTCAATGGACCACTTTTCAGAGTTTGctgtctccttccactgtgtgggacACGGGGGtaaaactcaggttgtcaagcacTAGGACTAGACAGAAGAAGCAGCCTGGTGTCACCCAGGAATTGGGGACTGAACGGGGAAAGACAGTGTCCCTTTCCCATGTCTCTCAGGTGTCCATTGGTGTCCACGAAGCCACCTTGCCATCTCCCGTGCTCCCTTTGATTTGCTTGTGTTTGCAGGAGGGTCTTGCtgtgcagcctaggctggcctggaactcatgattctcctgcctgagccCCTCGAGTTCTAGGATCCCCAGCATTCATCTCCATGCCCAGCTCTCTGGCATCCCGACCGTGCTGCCGACAGTTATAAACCTCTTTGTCGTTTCTAAGTCTCTTTTGACTTAACATCTGTGTCCGATGGACACCTCCCCAACAACTTTCCCACCAAGAAACAAAGCAGTTACCAGGATGGATTGGCCGGCATAGGGCTGAATAGTTAGTGACAAGCTGGCACTCTGGGGTACCCCACCGCATGCCCCATCCTGAGAGACATGGGAAGGGACACTGTCTTTCCCTGTTCAGTCCCCAAATCCTGGGTGACAGCAGGCTGCTTCTTCTGTCTAGTCCTAGATTCTGTACCTGTTCTGGTGGTTCCCCACGAGATACCTGGCTCACAGGTAGGGAGGGACAGTGGGAGGCCGGGGCACAGGTCTCATATTTCTTTAAATAGAAAGTACCCCAgacctggaagccagagagactTTGGAAATCACTCAGGTGGCCAGCCAGGGTAGTGAGGCCAGGAAACATCTGGTAATGACACCTTTGTCACAAATGCTATGCTTTCCCTTGCGTCAGAGCTTCCTTCTCATAGGCCTGGCAAGTAGACAGCCTAATCTGAGAGCGAGCCACCTGGGAACTTCCTGCGGATCCCTAGGTCCCCAGGCTTCTTGAATAAGTGCCAGGGGAGAAGGTCATGATCTGTTCTGTATGAGCCCCCTTTGAGGCTTCCCTATGCACAGAAGCCTAATAACTGCTTCGGGGAAGCCTTGGCTCTCTGGCTCTGTAGTTTGCAGCTGGGTGGCTGTCTTAAGTTACTATTGCTCTgttgaaacaccatggccagaagcaacttagggaggaatgATCTGGTTTACATTTCCACATCCCTACTTATCATCAAAGGAAGCTAGTGCAGAGCCTGTCGAAGGTGCTGCTAACTGGCTTCTtccccagggcttgctcagcctgctttcttatagaaccaaggaCCAGCCCATGGATGGCACCCCCTGTAATGATTCCACATCAATGCCCTTCAGGTTTACTGACagtctgatcttttttttttttttgaaacttttcAGTGAATTTTTATTAGGCGTTGCATCATGATTCAGGGTCTCAGGGTAGGGACCATCATATACCCAGGCCCCCTCCCTTTTCTGTATGAGGAAAGGACAGTGAACAGAAGAGAGGAGGGTGGAGCCAGGCCAGATCTTCCCAGAAAATGTGCCTTCTGCTCTGCCATCATCCCAAGCTGAGACCCATGATACGGGGCAGAGGGACTTGTATACAAGTTGGTACCACTCACACAAGGAGACatcaacccccctccccccatggggaactctgttaaccaatcacagCTAATTGGGGCGTGGCGATCTGgaccccaggaagaaaaactgggagatccaggtgcttgctctctctctctctctgtggtgccTGCCGGACAGGCCAATTGTAAGTCGGACCTCCCACTCTTATAGTGTGAGTTTGCCCTCTTTAACCATTAAAGTATAACTGTTATTcttgagctagcctggttatttatcGTACCGTCTTAATTCTctacaccgcccccccccccttgtggTCATTGCCTTCTCGCAGTGGTGGAAGTCCAGATAGTTCAGCCAGCAGTGCCTGGTCTGGTTCTGGTTTGGGAAGTGGCTGTCAAAGAGGACAGTTTCGTAGTTCTTGATTTTAGTCTTGATGTCCTCAGCCCTGGTGCTGACTCCTGAAGACTGCCTTGGAGCAGTGGTAGTTCAAGGTGACCCTTAGCCAAGGTGCCAACCCACAGtctgatcttatgaaggcattgtcgtcttctttttcctttcttttattaagaatttttaaaatacaatcttttctcattttacatagctatccctgttcccactccctttcctcctccctcttctccaccttccccccTACCCCACCtctccatctactcctcagaaagggtaaggcttcccatggggagtcaacaaagtctgacacttcccTTCCAGgcaagaccaagcccctccccccattacctaggctgagcaaagtatccctccaaaaagagtGGGCTCCAAGAtgcagaggcattttcttaattgaggttccctcctctctgatgactttagtgtgtgtcaagttgacataaaaactctTCAGTATAGCAATGTGACCTAAATCGCTTACTGTCTCTAGGCCTAAGAAATTTCTTCTGCAATCAAGTGTATCAGTGTTAGACCTGGAGAGCCATTTCCAAATGAAAGTctgtgggttaaaaaaaaaggtgtgtattcataaatgtttcttttccattctatttacttatttgtttatttgtttagttggttggttggttttgcaACAAAGTCTCCCCATGTAACtctggctagcttggaacttgctgtgtagaccaggctagccttgaattcacagagatccacgcgTCTATGCCTCTTCGTATACCACTCTGCCTGGCTATGCAAATATTTTCATGAGGTTGGGCACGCCCTATGTGGACGTGTGCACAGCAGCCTGAGATGCCATCACAGAAGGCCTGCTCACATGTGCTCCCTCGCCTTGGTCCTGGAGCCATGGTGGAAGGATGGTCGCTGGATTGAGAGATAGAAGCTGGCAGATGCAGGACTGTATGCCTGGGTTTGGAGGTGCACAGAGCAGGTGGCACAGTCTACATCAGGCCTGAGAGAGCAGATGTTGGGAAAGGAGCCAatggatctcattacagaggcTGATTTAGCTAGGCCTCTTCTTGGACCTTCTCTTTCTAGCCACGGTCCTGTGTCCTCAAAGGTCACAACTCTCAGTACCAGACAGGGGATGCTTGAGTCTAATTGTCTTATGACCTTGACACTAGGAGAAGTAGGGTGTGGGCTGGGAGGAGGGTAGCTGTGGCAGAGCTAGGCAGAAGTGCCTTGACTCTGCCTAGCCCTGGTCTCCACCGGGAAAGCCTACTAGAGAGAACCCAGTAGAAAGGCCTGGAATGTCCCGGCTCTCGCTGGCTGGGAACCCCAGTGGGCACTTCTGTGGGCAGAATCCTTCCGTGCGAGGGTGCTATGGCAGACAGGGTGCTTAGTCAGCCCCTGTACCATATCACTTAACCCAGTTTGCTACCTGGCTCAACTCAGGACCAGTGGGGGAGCCTATCCTGAGCCCCAGAAACTCCTTCGATTTTCTGACGTCAAGCAGTCTCGCCTAGGGCAAGTGAATGGAGATTACTGTCATCCAGATGGAGAAAGAGccaaagcttgcctgaaagtcACAGGATACTTCCTCTTAGACAGCTCCAAGGTGACTcttcttctaaaaataaaataaaagcagttttCTTCTCCTGATTATAAAAGTAATAAGCTTCACTTAGCAGtcaggggtgggggagtggatACACATTACATAATGAAGATAAAACTTaaagacaacccccccccccaaagcaaacaagcaaacaaacaaaaatccccagAGGtctgagaggtggctcagcagttaaaagctctggctgctcttgcagaggacctgagtctagttcccagcactcacatggtggctcgcaccatctgtaattccagtagctccaatgtcttcttctggcccccAAGTACATTACACACTCATGACGCACTTAGCATACGTGTAGgcaaaaactcatacacataaaatataagttaaacaaccaaaatatttttatatttatttatttatttatttcatggtttctctgtataacagtcctagctatcctggaactcactttgcagaccaggctggcctcgaactcccagagatccagctgcctctgctgggattaaaggtgtgcgctaccaccaccagGCTGAAATCCTTTTACTATTAAAGTTCTaggctaatatttttttttaagatggcattatggtgtacacctttaatcccagcccagcctggtctacaagagctaattctgggacaggttccaaagtcacagagaaaccctatctcagaaaaaaaaaaagtgaaagaaaacagaCCATTATGTTAAAAAACCAAAgcgaccaaacaaacaaaaaaggaaataaattagtCACAAAACAATCAGTCCTGTGCTGGgtgtttttatgtcaatttgacacaagctagagatatctgaaaggagggagcctcggtggaggaaatgcctccttaagGGCCAGgctctaaggcattttcttatcAGCGGAACAAGGTGGGAGGGCCccgcccattgtgggtggggccatctctgggctggtggacCTGGGCACTATAAGAAAGGCTGAGCAGGCCACGGagagtgagccagtaagcagcacccctccatggcttctgcattggctcctgcttccagtttcctgccctgctCGAGTTCCCGCCCACagtgcttttgatgatgaactgttatatggaaccatgaataaaataaaccctttcctcccctagctgcttttggtcatggtgtttcatcacagcaataggaaccctaactaagacaagtccTATACAATTAGCTCCATATTTGTGGAGGAACAAGGTGGTGAAATtcacagaagagggaggagaatgggggTGGCCAGGGGCTGGGCAGTGGGCATTTCACGGGTACAGTTTCTGTTTGAGAGAGATAGGAGCGCTGGCTACACGATGCCAGGATGCTCCAGTGTGAGCCCTTGACCCGAAGTTGCCCTACATCCTTCTCGCCACGAAACCAGCTTATTTAATCAGACGGAGTGTCTGCCGGCCGAGACAGTAAGGATAATTGGAAACTGTCCCCCGTGCGATAGTGGATATTTAATGAAAGTGGCGGTAGAAAACAAAAGTTAGCACTATGGGAAATTGGAGCCCGTGCTCCTTGGCACCCCAGAGCAAGAACGAGCCCCACAGGGCTCCTTGCAGGCCTCCTTaggcagcattcctctgtggccCGGAATAACTCCAGCTGAGGCCACAGCACATATACCTTCTTCAGATGTTCAGGGTGACAGAGAATAGGTGTCTGGAAAGACACTAAACAGGCCATCAGGAGACTTGGGATCCAGGCCAGAGTCTGGGTGACTGCCCTATTTAGCtttctattgccgtgataaaTACTATGAAGCCAACTTGGGGAGAAGGTCAAAGGCAGGGGGAAATGAGAGCTGGAACTCATCTCACAGGCCACAGCCCATCGTTGAAGGAATTCAGAGTAGTAACCCAAGCAGGCCAGGACTTGATGCAGAAACCACGGAGGAATACTACTGACTGGCTGGTTTCCAGGCCCACCAGCCTAGGGACAGTACTGAGCAGAGTGGCTGGGTCCTCTTTCACCagtagcaatcaagaaaatgcccctacacacatgcccacacgtGACCAGTCTGATGGAGCCAATTCTTTAACTGCACTGTCCGCCCTCAAGATTAGCCATCATCACAGTGACCTTAGGCAAGTTGTCTGATTTCCCCGGACCCTTCATCTATAATATAAGTGAgggcaggggaaggagggaagttcAGGCATCAAAAAAGGTATCTTCTCACACATCTGACCTTCCACTATGTGATGCTTGAGAAGACACAGCTGCTGAAAGCCTGGCTGGAGATTTGGAAGGCCCCAAACTGCTATTTCCCTATTTCCTGagcattttatttgttgtttgtttgtttttgaggtgttttgttttttccttccttccttccttccttccttccttccttccttccttcctctctccctttctatttctttctttctctctctctctctttctttctttcttcctttctttctaagtTCTATGAGGCAGGCAGGGTAAAGCGAAGGTGGGGGTTTTTCCAGCACCCCCTTTAGCCTTGTCCCTAAGGCCTCTGACACTCCCAGAAGATGGACAAGAGCTGTGTCACACAGGTCTTGGCTCCTGATTGCACAATACAGCATGCAGCTCAACTGGTGACCAGAGTAATACCAAATCTCTCGGTGACATTCTTTTCTACAGCCTGTCAGGTTGATGATGATGCATAGGTGACtagccagagctggagagatggctcagctggtaaggaCAATTGCTGCcgggcctggtgacctgagtttgctaTGTGGGAAATGGTGAAAGGAGAAACGGACTCCTgttcttgtcctctgacctgcacaagTGTGTTGTTTTAAGCACCCTCCACgccaaacacaaaaataaagtgtaatgaaattttaataggagaaaaaaaccaatcctagaatcatctgagaagagaaGATCATGACTCCTCTACCATAAATAGCCTGCAGCCATTaagtgtgtatttttgtgtgtctcTCCATGTGATATATGTGAGCGTGTGTTATACACTCGCAGTGCATGCACCCTTGCTAAAAAGTATATTCAGAGGCCAGAGTACATCTGATGTCATGCTCCGCCTATTtcctttagacagggtctctcacagagcCTAGGGCTAGCCTGGCAGCCAGCAAACCCTAGccatttgcctgtctctgtctcgtatagcactggtcttacaggtatgcatgtggccgtgcctgcctcaaaaaaatgttgatgttgggattacaggtgcatgaaCAGTTTCACCtaccttttgaaaaaaaaaatatagacccTGGAAATTCGAACCCAGCTCGGTGTACTTGCATGGCAAGCTCATTTAACCATTCTCTAACTTCCAAAGTGTATTTTAGTCTATAGTCCAagattcaggaggctgaagtcgGAGGATCTCTTGAGGCcaggagtttgaaaccagcctgggagACAGTGAGACAAATGCCCAGAAGTGGCATGTTGTATTTGGTAAATGGAAAGATTTTCCCAATATGGTCACCAAACACGGCGCTGAGGATATTTCTTCCAGACAGATCTGTGTGTGCTTACACCTAGAAGAGGACCTAGGAACAGCTAAACCATTGTGCAAATCGGATTTGTGagttcttgcctctgccttttgctCATTTATTGCTGGCGTCTCGGTGTGTATGTCAGTTTTGCCTAATAAGCGGAATCGGGAAAGCTGAAACCTATCTTTAACAACAGAAGTGCTTAGGAGAGCCTGTAGCCAATTGGACTGAGAAGCTCTCAGGAGGCCAGAGCTGGAGAAAGGCCCCCTGAGAGATCTCAGCCCAGCCTGGTCTTTGGCAAGGGGCCGGGCCAGGCTTGCGAGATTAATCTCAATCCACCATCTGCTGTGTCACTGTCTATTTCGAGGATGGCAGTTTGTCACCCTCGCCACTCAGGTATCAGCTGTGGGGAGAAGT belongs to Microtus pennsylvanicus isolate mMicPen1 chromosome 13, mMicPen1.hap1, whole genome shotgun sequence and includes:
- the Lrrc38 gene encoding leucine-rich repeat-containing protein 38 encodes the protein MSLCSVPCRPTGAAAALGLGSLLMLLGPGRACPTGCACTDPHTVDCRDRGLPSVPDPFPLDVRKLLVAGNRIQQIPEDFFIFHGDLVYLDFRNNSLRSLEEGTFSGSAKLAFLDLSYNNLTQLGAGAFRSAGRLVKLSLANNHLAGVHEAAFESLESLQVLELNDNNLRSLNVAALDALPALRTVRLDGNPWLCDCDFAHLFSWIQENASKLPKGLDAIQCSLPMEDRRVALRELSEASFSECKFSLSLTDLFIIIFSGVAVSIAAIISSFFLATVVQCFQRCTPNKDAEDEDDDEDD
- the LOC142834250 gene encoding cytochrome c oxidase subunit 6B1-like, which codes for MGCGLQSSGVSTRAEDIKTKIKNYETVLFDSHFPNQNQTRHCWLNYLDFHHCEKAMTTRGGGRGVDVSLCEWYQLVYKSLCPVSWVSAWDDGRAEGTFSGKIWPGSTLLSSVHCPFLIQKREGAWDPYTVFSACPFFPAFCVHLLPTFSHG